The sequence AAGGCCAAGGGCAACGAGGCCACGGTCATCGTGATGAGCGCCTACGGCAACGTCGACCTGGCGATCGAGGCGATGAAGGCGGGCGCCTACGATTACATCCAGAAGCCGTTCAAGGCCGAGGAGGTGCTGCTCACGCTCCGCAAGGCCGAGGAGCGGGAGGCGCTCCGCCGCGAGAACCGCGTCCTGCGCCAGGAGATCCGGCGGGAGAACCTCTTCGAGGAGCTCCTCGCGAAGAGCCCGCCGATGCAGGTGATCTTCAAGACGATCGCGAAGGTCGCCGACTACAAGACCACGGCGCTCATCACGGGAGAGAGCGGCGTCGGCAAGGAACTCGTGGCCCGGGCGATCCACAGGCGGTCGAGCCGCCGCGGCGGTCCGTTCGTCGCGGTCAACTGCGGCGCCATCCCGGAGAACCTGCTGGAGAGCGAGCTCTTCGGGTACAAGCGGGGCGCGTTCACCGACGCGGTGAACGACAGGGCGGGGCTGTTCGAGCAGGCGAACCACGGCACGCTGCTGCTCGACGAGATCGGCGAGCTGCCGCTCGCGCTTCAGGTGAAGCTGCTCCGGGTGCTCCAGGAGGAGACGCTCCGCCGGCTGGGGGACAGCAAGGACATCAAGGTCGACGTCCGCATCCTCGCCGCGACCCACCGCGACCTGATGGCCGAGACGCAGGCCGGCCGGTTCCGCGAGGACCTCTTCTACCGGATCAACGTGCTCCCCATCGCGATCCCGCCGCTCCGCGAGCGGCGGGAGGACATCCCGATCCTCATGGATCACTTCCTCGCGAGGAACAACGCGCGGTTCGGCATCAACATCCGCGGCTTCGAGCCCGAGGCGAGGCGGCTGCTCCTGGAGTACCGGTGGCCGGGCAACGTGCGGGAGCTGGAGAACACCGTCGAGCGCGCCATGGTGCTCTGCGAGGGCGAGCGCATCGGCGAGGCCGACCTGCCCGAGCGGATCCGCGAGGCGCGCGATCCGATCCAGATGCAGCTGACGAGCGGCGAGCTGTCGATCAAGAAGACGTCCCGCGTCATCGAGGAGATCCTCATCCGGCGCGCGCTCCAGAAGACGAAGGGCAACCGGACCAAGGCGGCCGAGGTGCTGGAGATCAGCCACCGGGCGCTGCTCTACAAGATCAAGGACTACCGGATCGATCTCTGACGACGGCGGGCCGACCGGGAGTCGACGGGGACGACGCGGACGGCGCGACGACCGTGGACGATGTTCCAGATCCGGCCGAGTCGAAGGTCGGTATTTCTCCAGATGTCCGCGAGAGGCTCGCGCCGATGCATGGGTCAACGCGTGACCGCAACCAAGCGCGGGCGGCACAACAGCTCTCTTGCGCCCGTCGCTTCAGGCGGCTACGTCGTCCCGCTCCCCCATGAAGAAGAATTACGTTCTCGACGCGAACGTCCTCCTCCACGATCCGCACGCGATCTTCAGGTTCGAGGACAACGACGTCATCATCCCGATCTACGCGATCGAGGAGATCGATCAGTTCAAGCGGGAGGGCTCCGAGCGCGGGCGCAACGCGAGGACGATCGCCCGGCTGCTCGACGAGGTCCGCGGCGCCGGGACGCTCGCGACCGGGGTGCTGCTCGAGAGCGGCGGCACGCTGCGGATCGCGATCCCGGAGCGGCGGCCGGAGCTGCTCGTGGGGCTGGAGTCCGGATCGCAGGACAGCGCCATCCTGCAGACGGCGATCGACATCCGCGATCGGCACAAGGATCGGCCGACCATCTTCGTGACGATGGACACGAACCTCCGGATCCGCGCCGACGCGCTCCGGATCCCGGCGGAGACGTACGAGAACCAGCGGGTGCACGACCCGGCCATCGAGCAGTCGGTGGTGGAGCTCGAGGTGCCCGGCTCCGAGGTCGACGCGTTCTTCCAGAACGGCTCTCT is a genomic window of Sorangium aterium containing:
- a CDS encoding sigma-54-dependent transcriptional regulator, producing the protein MRRVLVVDDEENLRLVVRTFLKRDGYEVEAVSSGEEALAMVETFGPDVILTDVRMPRMGGLDLLATLKAKGNEATVIVMSAYGNVDLAIEAMKAGAYDYIQKPFKAEEVLLTLRKAEEREALRRENRVLRQEIRRENLFEELLAKSPPMQVIFKTIAKVADYKTTALITGESGVGKELVARAIHRRSSRRGGPFVAVNCGAIPENLLESELFGYKRGAFTDAVNDRAGLFEQANHGTLLLDEIGELPLALQVKLLRVLQEETLRRLGDSKDIKVDVRILAATHRDLMAETQAGRFREDLFYRINVLPIAIPPLRERREDIPILMDHFLARNNARFGINIRGFEPEARRLLLEYRWPGNVRELENTVERAMVLCEGERIGEADLPERIREARDPIQMQLTSGELSIKKTSRVIEEILIRRALQKTKGNRTKAAEVLEISHRALLYKIKDYRIDL